From Thermoflavifilum aggregans, a single genomic window includes:
- a CDS encoding thymidylate synthase encodes MEQAYLDLLRYILDHGVPKNDRTGVGTRSIFGYQMRFDLQKGFPLLTTKKMHLKSIIYELLWFLRGDTNIHYLHEHGVTIWDEWADENGELGPVYGKQWRSWPAADGSSVDQIAQAVKLLKQDPDSRRIIVSAWNVADLPKMALSPCHCLFQFYTRLDEKSGKRILSCQLYQRSGDVFLGVPFNIASYALLTMMMAQVCDMIPGEFIHTFGDVHLYNNHVEQAREQLSRRPFDPAVMQLNPEVKDIFSFRYEDFQLLHYECHPAIKAPVAV; translated from the coding sequence ATGGAACAAGCTTACCTCGATTTGCTGCGTTATATTCTGGACCATGGTGTACCCAAAAACGACCGTACAGGTGTGGGAACGCGCAGTATATTCGGCTATCAGATGCGGTTTGATCTGCAAAAAGGATTCCCTTTGCTGACTACCAAGAAAATGCATCTGAAATCCATTATTTACGAGCTGCTGTGGTTCCTGCGTGGTGATACCAATATTCATTACCTGCATGAACATGGAGTTACCATCTGGGATGAATGGGCTGATGAAAACGGAGAGCTGGGACCGGTGTATGGCAAACAATGGCGCAGCTGGCCTGCAGCCGATGGAAGCAGCGTCGATCAGATTGCCCAGGCAGTAAAATTACTGAAACAAGATCCCGATTCGCGCCGCATCATTGTAAGTGCCTGGAATGTGGCCGATCTCCCAAAGATGGCATTGAGTCCCTGTCATTGCCTGTTTCAGTTTTATACACGATTGGATGAAAAATCAGGAAAAAGAATATTGAGCTGCCAGCTCTATCAGCGAAGTGGCGATGTGTTTCTGGGCGTGCCTTTCAACATAGCATCGTATGCCCTGTTAACGATGATGATGGCTCAGGTGTGTGATATGATTCCGGGTGAATTTATTCATACTTTCGGCGATGTGCATTTATACAATAATCATGTGGAACAAGCCAGGGAGCAACTTTCTCGCCGGCCTTTTGATCCGGCCGTCATGCAGCTCAATCCGGAAGTAAAAGATATTTTTTCCTTCCGCTAT
- a CDS encoding 6-pyruvoyl trahydropterin synthase family protein, with product MNRVRVTRVFHFEAAHALYGYDGKCRHIHGHGYELHVTLLGEPLQDPSHPKQGMVMDFGDIKQCIQQHIIEQFDHALLLCRHTPFFELADTLQQHTDRIVWLDYTPTCENLVIDFARRIRSVLPTQVQLHHLTLYETPSSYASWYAEDQPA from the coding sequence ATGAACAGGGTGAGGGTCACGCGTGTTTTTCATTTTGAAGCCGCCCATGCATTGTATGGATATGACGGCAAATGCAGGCATATTCACGGACACGGATATGAACTGCACGTCACGCTCCTGGGAGAGCCCCTGCAGGATCCGTCGCATCCTAAACAAGGCATGGTTATGGATTTTGGCGATATCAAGCAATGCATCCAACAGCATATCATTGAACAGTTTGACCATGCCCTACTGCTATGCAGGCATACTCCTTTCTTTGAGCTGGCAGATACCCTGCAGCAGCATACCGACCGGATTGTGTGGCTTGATTATACACCAACCTGTGAAAATCTGGTGATCGACTTTGCCCGGCGAATCCGGTCGGTACTTCCGACTCAGGTGCAGCTGCACCATCTTACCCTGTACGAAACTCCCTCTTCCTATGCCAGCTGGTATGCGGAAGATCAGCCTGCATAA
- a CDS encoding glycoside hydrolase family 2 protein: MKAKLFHWLYVSVGLCMAVLPAMAQTDTLLAPLITDIPYRHTITLNGSWHYIVDPYQTGYIDYRYRQTTRGYFLNQHAEHPDQLVEYNFETSPALQVPGDWNTQDAKLFYYEGTVWYERDFVYHPQSGRRVFLYFGAANYHAVVALNGKIIGEHVGGFTPFNMEVTGQLHNGNNFIVVMVDNTRHKEGVPTNNFDWWNYGGLTRDVCLIETPETFIQDYFIHLDDLRSRQIRGWVQLNGPQAAQTSVQLQIPEWRFSRSFTTDAQGRAYFSFQAPANMELWSPEHPRLYKLVWTAGSDTLGDEVGFRTIEVKGNDILLNGKSVFLRGVSIHEEAPFGGGRAYNAAQDHILLHWAKELGCNYVRLAHYPHNEAMIREAEKMGLLVWSEIPVYWTIDWTNPGTLANAKQQLTEEITRDKNRANIIIWSVGNETPRTAERLEFMKALVEQARSLDSTRLISAALQISHVRNDTSWLDDPLGQYLDVLGCNIYPGWYGPSADAGARFASIYQKPLIMSEFGAGALQGYHGDSTQRWTEEFQYRVLDEDIRLLKTIPFLRGTTPWILKDFRSPKRLLPFYQDGWNRKGLVSDRGVKKEAFYLMQQFYADIASGKISFGGERFGP; this comes from the coding sequence ATGAAAGCAAAATTGTTTCATTGGCTGTATGTTTCGGTTGGCTTGTGTATGGCTGTTTTACCGGCCATGGCCCAGACCGATACACTGCTGGCTCCGTTGATTACGGATATCCCTTACAGACATACGATCACACTCAATGGATCCTGGCATTACATCGTGGATCCGTATCAGACGGGTTATATTGATTACCGGTACAGGCAAACCACAAGGGGATATTTTCTGAATCAACATGCGGAACATCCCGACCAGCTGGTGGAATACAATTTTGAAACATCGCCGGCCCTACAGGTCCCGGGCGATTGGAATACACAGGATGCGAAGTTGTTTTACTACGAAGGCACGGTATGGTATGAGCGCGATTTTGTCTATCATCCCCAATCTGGCAGGCGGGTGTTTCTGTATTTCGGGGCAGCCAATTATCATGCCGTGGTGGCGTTGAATGGCAAAATCATTGGCGAACATGTGGGTGGGTTCACGCCGTTCAATATGGAAGTCACCGGCCAGCTGCACAACGGAAATAATTTTATTGTAGTGATGGTTGATAATACCCGCCACAAGGAAGGCGTGCCCACCAATAATTTTGACTGGTGGAATTACGGTGGACTCACGCGCGACGTATGTTTGATTGAAACGCCAGAAACATTTATCCAGGATTATTTCATCCATCTGGATGATCTCCGCAGCCGGCAGATCAGGGGATGGGTACAGCTCAACGGGCCGCAGGCAGCCCAAACATCCGTGCAGTTGCAGATTCCCGAATGGCGCTTCAGCCGCAGTTTTACTACGGATGCACAAGGACGTGCCTATTTTTCTTTTCAGGCACCGGCCAATATGGAGCTTTGGTCGCCCGAACATCCGCGTTTGTACAAGCTTGTGTGGACGGCCGGGAGCGACACCCTAGGCGATGAAGTGGGCTTTCGAACCATTGAAGTGAAGGGGAACGATATTCTGTTGAATGGTAAATCCGTATTCCTGAGGGGAGTCAGTATTCATGAGGAAGCTCCCTTTGGTGGCGGGCGGGCCTACAATGCGGCACAGGACCATATTTTACTGCATTGGGCAAAAGAGTTGGGTTGTAACTATGTGCGGCTGGCACATTATCCGCATAATGAGGCCATGATCCGCGAAGCCGAGAAAATGGGACTGCTGGTATGGTCGGAAATACCCGTTTATTGGACAATTGACTGGACCAATCCCGGCACACTGGCCAATGCAAAGCAGCAACTCACCGAAGAGATTACCCGTGATAAAAACCGCGCCAACATCATCATCTGGTCTGTGGGTAATGAAACGCCCCGCACAGCTGAGCGGCTGGAATTTATGAAAGCCCTGGTGGAGCAGGCCAGGAGCCTGGATAGCACGCGGTTGATTTCGGCGGCCCTGCAAATCAGCCATGTCCGCAACGACACATCCTGGCTTGATGATCCTTTGGGCCAATACCTGGATGTACTGGGATGCAATATTTATCCCGGCTGGTATGGTCCCTCGGCTGATGCAGGCGCCCGTTTTGCCAGCATTTACCAGAAGCCATTGATCATGAGTGAATTTGGTGCCGGAGCCCTTCAGGGATATCATGGCGACAGCACCCAACGCTGGACGGAAGAATTCCAGTATCGGGTATTGGATGAAGATATTCGTTTGCTGAAAACCATACCCTTCCTGCGGGGCACCACACCCTGGATACTGAAAGATTTCCGGTCGCCCAAACGCCTGTTGCCTTTTTATCAGGATGGCTGGAACCGCAAAGGGTTGGTGAGCGACCGGGGTGTGAAAAAGGAAGCATTCTATCTGATGCAGCAGTTTTATGCTGATATTGCTTCCGGTAAAATCAGTTTTGGAGGCGAACGCTTCGGGCCCTGA
- a CDS encoding bifunctional 2-methylcitrate dehydratase/aconitate hydratase yields the protein MASSSNERPQPDALIAEIAHYVLHTEISSDLAWRTAHYCLLDSIGCALEALNYPACTKLLGPIVPGTIVPHGARVPGTPYQLDPVQAAFTFGSMIRWLDFNDTWLAAEWGHPSDNLGGILAVADWLSRTALAQHKTPLLIKDVLDAMIRAHEIQGILALENAFNQVGLDHVILVKLATTAVTGKLLGLSEEELMNAVSHVFVDGHPLRTYRHAPNTGSRKSWAAGDATAHGVRLALIARTGEMGYPGAITTPQWGFQDAVMRGQPLKLARPFGSYVMENVLFKISYPAEFHAQTAVEAAMQLHRQLQQMGKSADDIAHIRIRTHRAAIRIIDKKGPLHNPADRDHCLQYMIAIPLLFGRLTAEDYEDETARDPRIDALRAKMETEEDPGFTRDYYDPDKRSIANALTITLRDGTTLPEVVVEYPIGHRRRREEGIPLLIEKFKRHLSCRFAEKQQQQILAHSLDYERLIHMPVHEWVDLFVV from the coding sequence ATGGCAAGTTCCTCTAACGAACGTCCGCAACCCGATGCATTGATAGCGGAGATTGCTCATTATGTGTTACATACCGAAATCAGCAGCGATTTGGCGTGGCGCACGGCACATTATTGTTTGCTGGATAGCATCGGATGTGCACTGGAAGCACTTAACTACCCTGCCTGTACCAAACTGCTGGGACCTATTGTACCTGGCACCATCGTGCCTCATGGGGCACGCGTACCCGGAACTCCATATCAGCTGGATCCCGTGCAGGCTGCCTTTACATTTGGATCCATGATCCGATGGCTCGACTTCAACGATACCTGGCTAGCTGCCGAGTGGGGTCATCCATCCGATAATTTGGGCGGCATCCTGGCTGTGGCCGACTGGCTGTCACGTACAGCTTTGGCTCAGCATAAAACACCCCTGCTGATAAAAGACGTGCTGGATGCCATGATTCGCGCCCATGAAATCCAGGGCATTCTGGCGCTGGAAAATGCCTTCAACCAGGTGGGGCTCGATCATGTGATCCTGGTAAAACTGGCCACCACAGCCGTAACCGGAAAATTGCTCGGGCTTAGCGAGGAAGAACTGATGAATGCTGTTTCACATGTATTTGTAGATGGGCATCCGCTGCGCACCTATCGCCATGCGCCCAACACCGGAAGCCGCAAATCCTGGGCTGCCGGCGATGCCACTGCCCACGGCGTACGTCTGGCATTGATTGCCCGTACCGGTGAAATGGGCTATCCAGGCGCCATCACTACACCTCAATGGGGATTTCAGGATGCCGTCATGCGCGGCCAACCGCTAAAGCTGGCCCGCCCCTTCGGTAGTTATGTGATGGAAAATGTGTTATTCAAAATATCCTATCCGGCTGAATTCCACGCCCAGACAGCTGTGGAAGCCGCCATGCAGCTGCATCGGCAGCTTCAGCAAATGGGTAAATCAGCTGATGACATTGCCCATATCCGCATTCGTACCCATCGGGCAGCTATCCGGATTATCGATAAAAAAGGACCTCTGCACAATCCGGCCGACCGGGATCACTGCCTGCAATACATGATTGCCATACCATTGCTGTTTGGTCGCCTCACTGCAGAGGATTATGAAGATGAAACAGCCCGCGATCCCCGTATTGATGCATTGCGGGCCAAAATGGAAACCGAAGAGGATCCAGGATTTACACGTGATTATTATGATCCCGACAAAAGATCCATTGCCAATGCACTGACCATCACCCTGCGCGACGGCACCACCCTGCCTGAAGTAGTTGTGGAATATCCCATCGGCCACCGACGCAGACGGGAGGAGGGCATTCCCCTGCTTATTGAAAAATTCAAGCGGCATTTAAGCTGTCGTTTTGCAGAAAAACAACAACAGCAAATCCTTGCCCATTCTTTGGATTACGAACGGCTCATCCACATGCCGGTACATGAATGGGTAGATTTGTTTGTAGTTTGA
- a CDS encoding tetratricopeptide repeat-containing sensor histidine kinase — MKLLRKVFTAFLLIICILSGAFSLSGQVKVDSLLRLLSAHPQQDSLRVNLQLQVARAYLTSDPGLAEYFASGAADLSQSLSYLPGLTEAQMIRAFLFMQRQQYEQALALYLNALAVAENNQDDFHAARIQEQLGDLYARLGIDSLALNAYQRAYSLQQRLRDTTSLIHLSGALGNIRIRQLAQKPPSLRDFSQVFELFNQEFTLASVKNDSLGMADALDNMGYIYFMQGQYDKATWNFSTAYDMFQRLHQPQRIARLSYETGALLLAQGKYDDAENQLQNAYQMASEQHDPFLLMNSCLKLALVKAIKNKPDEAIFYQNRFEQLRDSLNSLQQSKTIAELLSQYKSQKNENLIVSLREQQQVQQHIIRRQLYWVITIGCILLLIAIIAVLLWRENQLRKKHFEELQQKNQSIETTRNELEQKNKELEKLNKIKDRILSVISHDIRNPLASMEMMLELMKTGSLSMEEIANVTSSLSESLTETNNFLTNILEWSKSQMHGIQPKPALIKVKDIVVENVRFCQWQAEKKKIQIRYDVPERLQVYADREMLRIILRNITTNAIKFTHENGHIFIGAEKLNGMVKIWIKDDGVGIKPADRPKVFGMENFSSRGTANEIGTGLGLVLCKEMVESHGGSIWFESEENKGTTFYFTLPAQPKSAAEEG, encoded by the coding sequence ATGAAGTTATTGCGCAAAGTTTTTACTGCTTTTCTTCTTATTATTTGCATCCTGTCGGGTGCTTTTTCCCTGAGCGGCCAGGTGAAAGTGGATTCATTGCTCAGGCTGCTTTCTGCCCATCCCCAGCAGGATAGCCTGCGTGTGAATCTTCAGCTGCAGGTAGCCCGAGCTTATCTGACCAGCGATCCCGGCCTGGCTGAATATTTTGCTTCCGGTGCAGCTGATCTCTCGCAATCGCTCTCCTACTTGCCTGGACTTACAGAAGCGCAGATGATCCGCGCTTTTCTGTTCATGCAACGCCAACAGTATGAGCAGGCATTGGCACTTTATCTCAATGCGCTGGCCGTGGCCGAAAACAATCAGGATGACTTTCATGCTGCCCGCATCCAGGAACAACTGGGGGATCTTTACGCTCGGCTGGGCATCGATTCGCTGGCTTTAAACGCTTATCAACGTGCCTATTCCCTGCAGCAACGCCTGCGCGATACAACAAGTCTTATCCATCTGTCGGGCGCTCTGGGCAACATCCGCATACGACAACTGGCACAAAAACCCCCTTCCCTGCGCGATTTCTCTCAGGTATTTGAACTCTTCAACCAGGAATTTACCCTGGCTTCCGTGAAAAATGACTCCCTGGGCATGGCCGATGCCCTTGATAACATGGGTTATATCTACTTCATGCAGGGACAATACGACAAAGCTACCTGGAACTTCTCAACGGCCTACGATATGTTCCAGCGCCTGCATCAGCCCCAACGCATAGCCCGCCTCTCCTACGAAACAGGTGCTTTACTGCTGGCACAGGGAAAATATGATGATGCTGAAAACCAGCTGCAAAATGCCTATCAAATGGCTTCCGAACAGCATGATCCTTTCCTGCTTATGAACAGTTGCCTGAAACTGGCCCTGGTGAAAGCTATCAAAAACAAGCCGGATGAAGCCATATTTTACCAAAACCGGTTTGAGCAACTGCGCGATAGCCTCAACAGCCTGCAACAAAGCAAAACCATTGCAGAATTATTGAGCCAGTATAAAAGCCAGAAAAACGAAAACCTGATCGTGAGTTTGCGCGAACAACAACAGGTTCAGCAACACATCATCCGTCGCCAACTGTACTGGGTAATTACCATTGGCTGTATCCTGCTGCTGATAGCCATTATTGCCGTCTTGTTGTGGAGGGAAAATCAGCTTCGCAAAAAACATTTTGAAGAACTGCAGCAAAAAAACCAAAGCATCGAAACCACCCGCAACGAACTGGAACAAAAAAACAAGGAACTGGAAAAGCTCAACAAAATCAAAGATCGCATCCTGTCTGTTATTTCCCATGATATCCGCAATCCGCTCGCCAGCATGGAAATGATGCTGGAGCTGATGAAAACCGGCAGCCTGTCCATGGAAGAAATTGCCAATGTTACTTCCAGCCTTTCGGAAAGCCTCACTGAAACCAATAATTTCCTGACCAACATCCTGGAATGGTCCAAGAGCCAAATGCATGGGATCCAGCCAAAACCCGCCCTGATAAAGGTGAAAGATATTGTGGTGGAAAACGTACGCTTCTGCCAGTGGCAAGCCGAGAAGAAAAAAATTCAGATCCGGTATGATGTGCCTGAAAGGCTGCAGGTATATGCCGACCGGGAAATGCTGCGCATCATCCTGCGCAATATCACCACCAATGCTATCAAATTTACCCACGAAAACGGCCATATTTTCATTGGTGCGGAAAAGCTGAACGGGATGGTGAAAATCTGGATCAAAGACGACGGCGTTGGTATCAAACCTGCTGATCGGCCCAAGGTATTTGGCATGGAAAACTTTTCATCCCGTGGTACTGCTAATGAAATTGGTACAGGACTGGGACTTGTCTTATGCAAAGAAATGGTAGAAAGCCATGGTGGGTCGATCTGGTTCGAGAGCGAAGAAAACAAAGGCACCACATTTTATTTTACCCTTCCTGCACAGCCAAAGTCAGCCGCTGAAGAAGGATGA
- a CDS encoding type III PLP-dependent enzyme domain-containing protein, translating to MNNTYTDLVRQTFEFPQEGFEIRDNYLYFNGVNLKALIDKYGTPMKITFLPKIGMQIQKAKRMFREAMKRHRYQGNYYYCYCTKSSHFSFIVEETLKHGVHLETSYTYDLEIIRKLYERKKITKDTIIICNGYKTKSYTRAIARLINNGFKNVIPVLDNKAELDDYRKLVHTREPVKIGIRIAAEEEPTFDFYTSRLGIRSKDVLEFYVDKIKGNPKFQLKMIHFFLNKGIKDDIYYWSELNKVLNIYCQLKKICPELDSLNIGGGFPIKHSLAFEYDYEYMVNQIVMNIKKACKRSRVPTPDIYTEFGSFTVGESGAMIYSVLGEKLQNDREIWYMIDSSFITTLPDTWGIGEKFLMLPINKWDSEYQQVNLGGLTCDSHDFYTSEEHINQVFLPKLDNHEPLYVGFFHTGAYQDQLSGYGGIKHCLIPSPKHVVIEYDRNGKLVDWLYAREQSSKSMLKILGY from the coding sequence ATGAACAACACATACACCGACCTCGTCCGGCAAACGTTTGAATTCCCGCAGGAAGGATTTGAAATCAGAGACAATTATCTGTACTTCAACGGGGTGAACCTGAAAGCCCTGATCGACAAGTATGGAACACCCATGAAAATTACCTTCCTGCCCAAGATCGGCATGCAAATCCAGAAAGCCAAGCGCATGTTCAGGGAAGCCATGAAAAGGCATCGCTATCAGGGCAATTATTACTACTGCTATTGCACGAAGAGCTCACATTTCTCCTTTATCGTGGAGGAAACGCTCAAGCATGGGGTGCATCTGGAAACATCCTATACCTACGACCTGGAGATTATCCGCAAGCTTTACGAGCGCAAGAAAATCACCAAAGATACCATCATCATCTGCAATGGATATAAGACAAAATCCTATACCCGCGCCATTGCCCGGCTCATCAACAATGGTTTCAAAAATGTAATTCCAGTGCTGGATAATAAAGCGGAACTGGATGATTACCGCAAGCTGGTGCACACCCGTGAACCAGTGAAAATAGGTATCCGCATAGCAGCAGAAGAGGAGCCAACCTTTGATTTTTATACCTCCCGCCTGGGTATTCGTTCCAAAGATGTGCTGGAGTTTTATGTGGATAAAATCAAAGGTAATCCGAAGTTTCAGCTCAAGATGATACATTTTTTCCTGAACAAGGGTATCAAGGACGATATTTATTACTGGAGTGAGCTGAACAAAGTGCTGAACATTTATTGCCAGCTGAAGAAAATTTGTCCCGAACTGGATTCGCTTAACATCGGCGGAGGCTTCCCCATCAAGCATTCCCTGGCATTTGAATATGATTATGAATACATGGTGAACCAGATTGTGATGAATATCAAAAAAGCCTGCAAGCGCAGCCGCGTGCCTACACCCGATATTTACACTGAATTTGGTTCCTTCACGGTTGGGGAAAGCGGCGCCATGATTTACAGTGTGCTGGGCGAAAAGTTGCAGAATGATCGCGAAATCTGGTACATGATTGATAGTTCGTTTATCACCACATTGCCCGATACCTGGGGTATTGGTGAAAAGTTTCTGATGCTGCCTATCAACAAATGGGATTCGGAATATCAGCAGGTGAATTTAGGCGGACTGACCTGCGACAGCCATGATTTTTATACATCCGAAGAACACATCAATCAGGTGTTTTTGCCCAAGCTCGACAATCATGAGCCGCTGTATGTAGGCTTCTTTCATACCGGAGCCTATCAGGATCAGCTCAGTGGATATGGCGGTATCAAACATTGCCTGATTCCTTCTCCCAAACATGTTGTCATTGAATATGACCGCAATGGCAAGCTGGTTGACTGGCTTTATGCCAGAGAACAAAGCTCCAAGAGCATGCTGAAGATTCTCGGATACTGA
- a CDS encoding LacI family DNA-binding transcriptional regulator yields the protein MPKKNPVTIYDLARELGISPSTVSRALHDNPVISAEVRRQVQALAKKLKYRQNTLAASLRMNRTHCIGIIVPRINRHFFATVISGMQDEAQEHGYTILIGQTNERIEREHMQLNAMISSRVDGIMVSPTMYTTNFSAFAQCKAHHIPLLFFDRTPQNGHHHRVVGDDFQGGWLATKHLIEQGYRRIAHFCGKLSASIYQQRLAGYRAALQQFGLSFHKRWVIEHELTAESTPQAIEKFLRLDPLPDAIFIANDTSALHSIKLLQARGIRIPDDIGIVGYSNDPAGELISPSLSTIDQKGYLLGRTALQTMLDLIRHRDRKRAPSPITITIPVELIVRSSSTRQA from the coding sequence ATGCCAAAAAAAAATCCTGTAACGATCTACGATCTTGCCCGCGAACTGGGCATATCGCCATCTACGGTTTCCAGAGCATTGCACGACAATCCGGTGATCAGTGCAGAAGTGCGCAGGCAGGTGCAGGCACTGGCAAAAAAGCTGAAATACCGGCAAAACACCCTTGCGGCCAGCCTGCGGATGAACCGGACGCATTGCATTGGCATCATTGTGCCCCGTATCAACCGCCATTTTTTCGCCACCGTGATCAGCGGCATGCAAGACGAAGCTCAGGAACATGGTTATACCATCTTGATCGGCCAGACCAATGAACGAATTGAACGGGAACACATGCAACTCAATGCCATGATTTCAAGCCGCGTGGATGGCATCATGGTATCGCCAACCATGTACACCACCAATTTCTCGGCTTTTGCCCAATGCAAAGCACATCACATTCCGCTGTTGTTTTTTGATCGCACACCCCAGAATGGGCATCACCATCGCGTGGTAGGCGATGATTTCCAGGGCGGGTGGCTGGCTACCAAACATCTCATTGAGCAAGGTTACCGGCGCATTGCCCATTTTTGCGGCAAGCTGAGCGCCAGCATCTATCAGCAGCGGCTGGCCGGCTATCGAGCTGCCCTTCAGCAGTTTGGCCTGTCTTTTCACAAACGATGGGTGATAGAACATGAACTAACAGCTGAATCCACGCCCCAGGCAATTGAAAAATTTTTGCGGCTGGACCCGTTGCCCGATGCCATTTTCATTGCCAACGATACCAGCGCGCTGCATAGCATCAAACTCCTCCAGGCCCGCGGCATCCGCATTCCGGACGATATCGGCATAGTGGGTTATTCCAATGACCCGGCGGGAGAGCTTATCAGCCCTTCACTTTCCACCATTGACCAGAAAGGATATCTGCTGGGACGCACTGCCCTGCAAACCATGCTGGACCTCATCAGGCATCGCGACAGAAAACGGGCACCTTCACCTATTACCATCACTATTCCGGTGGAGCTCATTGTAAGGAGTTCATCCACCAGGCAGGCCTAA
- a CDS encoding ABC transporter permease, translating into MRQSLQIFTNSLWMTIEELKVNRLRTFLSLLGVTVGIFCIIAVLTITGSLEYNIRQEVQSLGSNVIYIQKWPWGGGGEYPWWKYVNWPDPTFQEYKELEKRVNGASAMCYVFSAGDQEVDYGDGYMSSVTLQGVTQQFNQIIDLNFEQGRYFTPYEGTGASPVVILGANIWEGLFSNASEAIGKYVRIKNKELRVIGVLQKYGSSFINAFDFDNSVFIPHFTARTIVKDQDPVFMVEAAPGVALDALKEELRGDMRAVRMLRPTDEDNFSLNEISAVSGTLDQLFGSINTGGWFIGIFALIVGAFGIANIMFVSVKERTNIIGIKKAIGARRGTILGEFLMESVILCVIGGLMGIFLVYIGTRLASGFFSYTVFLSAGNFFTGIFVSVLTGVIAGYIPAYHAARLDPVVAIRS; encoded by the coding sequence ATGCGCCAAAGCTTGCAGATTTTCACCAACAGCCTGTGGATGACCATTGAAGAATTAAAGGTCAACAGATTGCGCACTTTTCTTTCCCTGCTGGGTGTTACGGTAGGTATTTTCTGCATCATTGCCGTGCTTACCATCACCGGCAGCCTGGAATACAATATCAGGCAGGAGGTTCAATCACTGGGCAGCAATGTGATATATATCCAGAAATGGCCCTGGGGCGGAGGTGGGGAATATCCCTGGTGGAAATATGTGAACTGGCCTGATCCTACTTTTCAGGAATACAAGGAATTGGAAAAACGTGTGAATGGTGCATCGGCTATGTGTTATGTTTTCAGTGCTGGAGACCAGGAGGTAGATTATGGCGATGGTTACATGAGTAGTGTAACCCTGCAAGGCGTTACACAACAGTTTAACCAGATTATTGATCTGAATTTTGAGCAGGGCCGGTATTTCACTCCTTATGAAGGAACGGGCGCTTCGCCAGTAGTAATTCTGGGAGCCAATATTTGGGAAGGATTATTCAGCAATGCCAGTGAGGCAATAGGCAAATATGTACGCATCAAAAACAAGGAATTGCGTGTCATTGGTGTGTTGCAAAAGTATGGCAGCAGTTTTATCAATGCATTTGATTTTGATAATTCCGTGTTTATTCCCCATTTCACAGCGCGCACCATTGTCAAGGATCAGGATCCTGTGTTTATGGTAGAAGCCGCTCCCGGCGTGGCTTTGGATGCGCTAAAGGAAGAGTTGCGGGGTGATATGCGGGCTGTTCGCATGTTGCGTCCGACAGATGAAGACAATTTTTCCCTGAATGAAATCAGCGCGGTGAGCGGCACACTCGATCAGTTGTTTGGAAGTATCAACACCGGCGGTTGGTTTATCGGTATTTTTGCCCTGATTGTAGGTGCATTTGGTATTGCCAACATTATGTTTGTATCCGTGAAGGAACGGACCAACATCATTGGGATCAAGAAAGCTATAGGCGCGCGCCGAGGCACCATTCTGGGTGAGTTTTTGATGGAATCAGTTATCCTGTGTGTGATCGGAGGGTTGATGGGCATTTTTCTGGTGTATATAGGTACCAGGCTTGCCTCGGGTTTTTTCAGCTACACGGTGTTTTTATCTGCAGGCAATTTCTTCACGGGAATATTTGTTTCAGTTTTAACGGGTGTTATTGCCGGTTACATTCCTGCGTACCATGCTGCCCGGCTGGATCCTGTAGTAGCTATTCGCAGCTGA